The following proteins come from a genomic window of bacterium:
- a CDS encoding ATP-binding protein — MKTIKREQLLTAFIETIMNGSSLVIGDPGIGKSWLLKQALEKIASGDIPHFFIQVDAIDVKSVADFKKALGLDNSIQDVLNYASGGKRSILFIDALDAARGPTKQNIYKQFIELVQKRCPNWSIVASIRTYDAKHSIELLNLFPVRSPEPANEYVIDNVNYRHFFIPPLSETDVVGFLKENVGLKDIYEKANDKLKKLFFVPFNLWLLDTLLNGGVDAKKISDMQTVVQLLGLYWEFRVVNKADSFDRENILRKTAQTMVRDSSLSVWKKDVFSRNKNDVLKGLLSDQMLVPVSSSEERIAFEHNMIFDYVVSRLIIQEDANSALNFLEKDPSRPIFLRPSIEYYFSRLWFSDRVIFWRIFWHFQFSGSNEYLNILPVITLVKEITDLSEFVPIQSRLDKATGVARVKCLGIINSMFRVLKALKSNKDIASGELWIEIMYSLRDKLDVSFIDEFIRTLKPVVDLLDKWSTPQQEKIGITARAIVSWAWQPPKALKTNQVNSLNHMIAVWGVPLVCKTFGTNSGESRKILRKVLKRVGSKAFIINEVYRLCDEIDAIWPHDPNFVVDVYRTVYGYEEKSQEMTAMRGGVLSLTSNRRQDYEGCYYILDQKFPAFLKQCPTYATRAMVKSVNLIVKRKEISSWRKNRPVQQFNFFDIKTKFLEDGSSIWADREYRKEHLKMLGDFTGYLEELATKNDADSLKTIESLLLEIAQSNEVAVVWKRLLRLSLKSPVIFAPLLAPLLKSIPILTSTDTAYEAGEVLKAGFVFLKKSDQGDIEKLLAIMPDQETDEKKKERLIEFRNTLLACIPKDSLSDTAKKILCDAEKSQKILPNEPYMKDMGFHSKPYTNIDWLKEKGANLEAETSKTILELVTPVKSFQEKFLNGAPSLEEINSLFPSIQKLKKEIEKTDIVYDELVKQDVLTDLASACVRIARNNDLSIESEVFKACEEVFILAAHDRFPVYEKKYHDTFDSPGWGPAPRIEAAEGIMNLVRRKKTITPDNLRLIEALSTDSVPAVRYNVIIRLYFLYKVAAKDMWKIAFRTARSEKTNGVLAALATSMSALVKINTDTVLDLFDIICKRKSLKERKKSGVHNDPCVSTITELEIFFSNKRATAKIKVYENNPLKYFDELQQVAISAINYLTMGLDGKEHQKVKVNSIRKKTRQLLSRLLSSAEKGFRSLNKRYKKDDWPEERKTLTKELYDIIDIIARWLYFSATRDGKKSSILEENIKQYYFEIKPLLNQIIDVGSSKDAFLHPSTTHHLMQLCNVIIKYDPAGVISIAENLCKASESYGYQLDSLAIGEVVSLVEICLADFKEILRDKKTILSLMNILNLFVKAGWPEAIQLAIRLDEVWR, encoded by the coding sequence ATGAAAACCATTAAAAGAGAACAATTGTTAACGGCATTTATCGAAACCATAATGAACGGTTCGAGCTTGGTTATTGGGGATCCAGGTATTGGAAAGTCATGGCTTCTTAAACAAGCGCTTGAGAAAATCGCATCCGGCGACATTCCGCATTTCTTTATTCAGGTAGATGCAATTGATGTAAAAAGTGTTGCGGATTTTAAGAAAGCCCTTGGATTAGATAATTCAATCCAAGATGTATTGAATTATGCAAGCGGGGGTAAGCGCAGTATTTTATTTATCGATGCTTTAGACGCGGCAAGGGGTCCCACGAAGCAAAACATTTATAAGCAGTTTATCGAATTAGTTCAGAAAAGATGTCCCAATTGGTCGATTGTTGCGAGTATTCGTACATATGACGCTAAGCATTCGATAGAACTCTTAAATTTGTTTCCTGTAAGAAGTCCAGAACCAGCCAATGAATATGTTATTGATAACGTCAACTACAGGCATTTCTTTATTCCGCCACTTTCGGAAACCGATGTCGTGGGCTTCTTGAAAGAGAATGTGGGGCTAAAAGACATATACGAGAAAGCAAATGACAAGTTAAAGAAACTCTTTTTCGTGCCTTTTAATCTTTGGCTACTAGACACTTTGCTTAACGGCGGAGTAGATGCTAAGAAAATATCTGACATGCAAACTGTCGTTCAACTTCTCGGTCTTTATTGGGAATTTAGAGTTGTAAATAAAGCGGATTCCTTTGATCGCGAAAACATTCTAAGAAAAACGGCACAGACAATGGTCAGGGATAGCTCATTGTCTGTATGGAAAAAAGATGTATTTAGCAGAAATAAAAACGACGTGCTCAAAGGATTACTAAGCGATCAGATGCTAGTCCCGGTTTCGTCAAGTGAAGAGCGAATAGCCTTTGAGCATAACATGATATTTGATTATGTCGTTTCACGCCTGATAATTCAGGAAGACGCTAATTCCGCATTAAATTTTCTTGAGAAGGATCCAAGTCGACCTATTTTCCTACGGCCAAGCATTGAGTACTATTTTTCCCGTCTTTGGTTTAGCGATCGCGTTATCTTTTGGAGGATTTTTTGGCATTTCCAATTTTCCGGGAGCAACGAGTATCTCAACATTTTGCCTGTAATTACTCTTGTTAAAGAAATTACTGATCTTTCAGAGTTTGTTCCGATCCAAAGTAGATTAGACAAGGCCACCGGTGTTGCTCGTGTCAAATGTTTAGGGATTATCAACAGCATGTTTAGGGTTCTAAAAGCATTAAAATCTAATAAAGATATTGCCTCTGGGGAATTGTGGATCGAAATAATGTATTCATTGAGAGATAAATTAGACGTGAGTTTCATTGATGAGTTTATTCGCACGTTAAAGCCTGTTGTTGATTTATTAGACAAATGGAGCACTCCCCAGCAGGAGAAAATAGGGATCACGGCGAGGGCGATCGTAAGTTGGGCATGGCAACCGCCTAAAGCGCTTAAAACTAACCAAGTAAATTCATTAAATCATATGATTGCAGTATGGGGTGTTCCTTTAGTATGCAAAACATTTGGGACCAATTCTGGAGAATCAAGGAAAATATTGCGCAAAGTATTAAAACGCGTTGGATCGAAAGCATTCATAATTAATGAAGTATACAGGCTCTGCGATGAAATAGATGCCATATGGCCGCATGATCCTAATTTTGTTGTTGATGTCTATAGGACTGTCTACGGGTATGAGGAGAAGTCGCAAGAGATGACAGCAATGCGAGGCGGTGTTTTGTCATTGACGAGTAACAGGAGACAGGATTACGAGGGGTGTTATTACATCCTTGACCAAAAATTTCCCGCTTTCCTTAAACAGTGCCCGACTTATGCCACTAGAGCTATGGTGAAATCTGTCAATCTAATTGTAAAAAGAAAAGAGATCTCAAGCTGGAGAAAGAATCGCCCTGTTCAGCAATTCAATTTCTTTGATATCAAAACGAAATTTTTAGAAGATGGGAGCTCGATTTGGGCTGACCGTGAGTACAGGAAAGAGCATTTGAAGATGCTCGGTGATTTTACTGGTTATTTGGAAGAGTTGGCCACTAAAAACGACGCGGATAGCCTAAAAACCATTGAATCTTTATTGCTTGAGATTGCACAATCAAATGAAGTTGCTGTTGTTTGGAAGCGACTGCTTCGGCTTTCTTTAAAGAGCCCTGTCATTTTTGCTCCTTTGCTTGCGCCGCTCTTAAAGTCGATTCCCATCCTAACGAGTACGGATACAGCATATGAAGCCGGTGAAGTATTGAAGGCTGGATTTGTATTTCTAAAAAAATCAGATCAAGGAGACATAGAAAAGCTGTTAGCTATCATGCCTGATCAAGAAACAGATGAGAAAAAGAAAGAGCGATTAATTGAATTTCGCAATACGTTATTAGCTTGTATTCCAAAAGATAGTCTATCCGATACCGCAAAGAAAATTTTATGTGACGCTGAGAAATCTCAGAAGATTTTACCCAATGAACCTTATATGAAGGATATGGGGTTTCATAGTAAGCCATATACAAATATTGATTGGTTGAAAGAAAAGGGTGCCAATTTAGAGGCAGAGACTAGCAAAACAATATTGGAGCTTGTAACTCCGGTGAAATCATTTCAGGAGAAGTTTCTTAATGGGGCGCCGTCTCTTGAAGAAATTAACTCTTTGTTTCCGAGCATACAGAAGCTGAAGAAAGAAATAGAGAAAACCGATATTGTTTATGATGAGCTCGTTAAACAAGACGTATTAACCGATCTTGCCTCGGCATGTGTCAGAATTGCAAGGAATAATGATTTATCCATTGAAAGTGAAGTCTTTAAGGCCTGCGAAGAGGTGTTTATTTTGGCAGCTCATGATCGTTTTCCTGTATATGAGAAGAAATATCACGATACTTTTGATAGCCCGGGTTGGGGACCGGCTCCGCGTATTGAGGCCGCAGAAGGAATAATGAATTTAGTAAGGAGAAAAAAGACAATAACCCCTGATAATTTGAGATTAATTGAGGCATTATCCACTGATTCGGTACCAGCTGTTAGGTACAACGTAATTATACGCTTGTATTTTCTTTATAAAGTTGCGGCAAAGGATATGTGGAAGATTGCATTTCGGACTGCGCGAAGCGAAAAAACCAATGGCGTATTAGCGGCTCTTGCGACATCGATGAGCGCCCTTGTAAAAATCAACACAGATACCGTTTTAGATTTATTTGACATTATATGCAAAAGAAAGTCTTTGAAGGAACGGAAAAAGTCAGGTGTTCATAATGACCCGTGTGTATCCACAATAACTGAGCTCGAGATATTCTTTAGTAACAAAAGAGCGACTGCGAAAATTAAGGTTTATGAAAACAATCCATTAAAATATTTTGATGAACTGCAACAGGTAGCCATTTCAGCCATAAATTATTTAACTATGGGGCTCGATGGAAAAGAACATCAAAAGGTCAAAGTAAATTCCATTAGAAAGAAAACAAGACAACTTTTGTCCCGACTTTTAAGTAGTGCGGAAAAAGGCTTCCGCAGTCTGAATAAAAGATATAAAAAAGATGATTGGCCTGAGGAGCGAAAAACACTCACAAAAGAGCTTTACGACATAATAGATATCATAGCAAGATGGTTGTATTTTAGCGCTACTAGGGATGGTAAGAAATCGAGTATTCTCGAAGAGAACATAAAGCAGTATTATTTTGAGATAAAGCCCTTGCTTAACCAAATAATCGATGTCGGGTCAAGCAAAGATGCTTTTCTTCACCCAAGCACAACTCATCATCTAATGCAATTGTGTAACGTTATTATAAAGTATGATCCAGCGGGAGTAATAAGTATTGCAGAAAACTTGTGTAAGGCTTCGGAAAGCTATGGATATCAGCTCGATTCTTTGGCAATCGGAGAGGTTGTTTCCTTGGTCGAAATCTGTTTAGCTGATTTCAAAGAAATACTGCGTGATAAAAAGACAATTCTATCTTTAATGAATATCCTAAATCTCTTTGTTAAAGCCGGTTGGCCAGAGGCTATTCAATTGGCAATCAGGCTTGATGAGGTTTGGCGATAA
- a CDS encoding type I restriction-modification system subunit M, which produces MTEALVSKVWSFCNVLKDDGVSYGDYLEQLTYLLFLKMADEYSKPPYNRKLGIPKEYCWETIVSKRGAELETHYVTLLREFGQKSGMLGKIFFKSQNKISDPAKLYRLVQMIDQESWVKLGTDVKGDIYEGLLEKNAEDTKSGAGQYFTPRALIRALVECMRPEPEKTIADPACGTGGFFLAVYDFITNKDNYQLNKDQLQFLKYKTFKGWEIVQSTARLCLMNLFLHNIGDLDNLPPVERADSLIADNGLRFDYVLTNPPFGKKSSMTFTNEEGEEEGEDLVYNRQDFWATTSNKQLNFVQHIHTMLKVDGKAAVVVPDNVLFEGGAGETVRKKLLETTDLHTILRLPTGIFYKPGVKANVIFFDNRPASKNAQTKEVWIYDFRTNMHFTLKKDPLKFEDLKEFIECYNPVNRHKRKETWSDKNPDGRWRKFNYDEIIARDKTSLDIFWLKDKSLTDLDSLPDPDVLAAEIIENIEAGLESFKGIIEKLNNR; this is translated from the coding sequence ATGACTGAAGCATTGGTTTCCAAAGTATGGTCGTTTTGCAACGTGCTTAAAGATGACGGCGTAAGTTACGGCGATTATCTTGAGCAGTTGACGTATCTTCTATTTCTCAAGATGGCTGACGAGTATTCAAAACCTCCGTATAATCGCAAGCTTGGCATCCCGAAAGAATATTGCTGGGAAACGATTGTCAGCAAGCGCGGCGCGGAATTAGAAACGCACTACGTCACACTTTTGCGTGAATTCGGCCAGAAAAGTGGGATGCTTGGCAAAATATTCTTTAAGTCACAGAATAAGATTTCCGATCCCGCCAAGCTTTATCGCCTCGTCCAGATGATTGATCAGGAGTCTTGGGTTAAATTGGGAACGGATGTTAAAGGCGACATTTATGAAGGTCTACTTGAGAAGAACGCCGAGGACACAAAAAGCGGCGCCGGGCAGTATTTCACACCTCGCGCGCTGATTCGGGCACTTGTGGAGTGTATGCGTCCGGAACCGGAAAAGACGATTGCCGATCCGGCGTGCGGAACGGGTGGTTTCTTCCTTGCGGTTTATGATTTCATCACAAATAAGGACAACTATCAGCTCAATAAAGACCAGCTCCAATTCTTAAAATATAAAACCTTTAAGGGCTGGGAGATCGTGCAGAGCACAGCGCGTCTTTGCTTGATGAACCTCTTTTTGCATAACATCGGCGACTTGGATAATCTGCCGCCGGTCGAGCGAGCTGATTCGTTGATTGCCGATAATGGTTTGCGTTTTGATTATGTTCTGACCAATCCTCCGTTTGGCAAGAAAAGTAGTATGACATTTACCAATGAGGAAGGCGAAGAAGAAGGCGAGGACCTTGTTTATAATCGGCAGGATTTTTGGGCGACCACCTCAAACAAACAGCTCAATTTTGTTCAGCACATTCATACGATGCTGAAAGTAGATGGAAAAGCCGCGGTTGTTGTACCGGATAACGTTCTCTTTGAAGGTGGTGCCGGGGAGACTGTTCGTAAGAAACTCTTGGAGACCACAGATCTGCATACTATTTTGAGGCTACCGACCGGCATATTCTACAAGCCGGGTGTGAAGGCAAACGTCATCTTTTTTGATAACCGTCCGGCCAGCAAGAATGCCCAAACAAAAGAAGTCTGGATTTATGATTTCCGGACGAATATGCACTTCACTTTGAAGAAGGATCCGCTCAAGTTTGAGGATTTGAAAGAGTTTATTGAATGTTATAACCCGGTCAATCGCCATAAGCGCAAGGAAACGTGGTCCGATAAGAATCCCGATGGCCGTTGGCGCAAGTTTAACTATGACGAAATCATCGCCCGGGATAAAACCAGCCTTGACATATTCTGGCTCAAGGACAAAAGCTTGACCGATCTCGATAGCCTTCCTGATCCGGACGTTCTGGCGGCTGAGATTATTGAAAACATCGAGGCAGGGCTGGAGAGTTTTAAGGGAATTATTGAAAAATTGAACAATAGGTGA
- a CDS encoding SIR2 family protein produces the protein MSDNDLDSIEKKNNEIALDMLGKDISKGNVFAFIGSGCSSKLFYPGWDELLCKIEDKVLNKADIEIYKYSEKCTKDKLWYAEKLVTTIGDDKFHELIKDIFQPPRIMNSSFHHNLVNIPFRHYLTTNYDTLLEIASKGSNFPLSDFCWNDKERLNEFFQGIHEDGHQLAKYVLHLHGRFDRPDSIILTERDYMKMYFEQETFNKILWSIISSFRMCFIGFALEDLDLLSVFRKSRWDLGRGQYRHYVLLDEKNDIKTRQSHRAYLNGKYGIQPIFFSRQPKIIERNKISGIKPNGSEILKQLLQDGVVTNFNSEAVCLEKSVSAIKDFLIKVCGNSFNVVWDILLQAQSKEWVEQEAIIEKLAFLFSDKNAKQKINNKRTTSLKKDAARLKEITDVAKQ, from the coding sequence ATGTCTGATAACGATCTCGATTCGATAGAAAAAAAGAATAATGAAATAGCATTAGATATGCTTGGCAAAGATATCTCTAAAGGGAATGTTTTTGCTTTTATTGGGTCTGGTTGCTCATCGAAGTTATTTTATCCTGGCTGGGATGAATTGTTATGCAAGATTGAAGATAAGGTTTTAAATAAAGCTGATATAGAAATTTACAAATATAGTGAGAAATGTACGAAGGACAAATTATGGTATGCAGAAAAATTAGTCACAACAATAGGCGATGACAAGTTCCACGAATTAATAAAAGACATATTTCAACCCCCTCGAATTATGAACAGTTCCTTTCATCACAATTTGGTTAATATACCTTTTAGGCACTATCTTACTACTAATTATGACACATTATTGGAAATCGCCTCCAAGGGGTCGAATTTCCCGCTAAGCGATTTTTGTTGGAATGATAAAGAACGTTTAAACGAATTTTTCCAAGGCATACATGAGGACGGACACCAATTAGCAAAATATGTTTTACATCTTCATGGGAGGTTTGACAGGCCTGATTCGATCATTTTAACTGAAAGAGATTACATGAAGATGTACTTCGAGCAAGAAACATTCAATAAAATTTTGTGGAGTATCATATCTTCTTTCCGGATGTGTTTTATTGGTTTCGCCTTGGAAGATTTGGATCTTTTGTCAGTATTTAGAAAGTCTAGGTGGGATTTGGGGAGAGGGCAATATAGGCATTACGTTCTCCTTGATGAGAAAAACGACATTAAAACAAGGCAGTCGCATCGCGCATATCTTAATGGGAAATACGGCATACAACCAATTTTCTTCTCGAGGCAACCGAAAATAATTGAAAGAAATAAAATATCAGGGATTAAGCCTAACGGGTCAGAAATTTTAAAGCAATTGCTTCAGGATGGAGTTGTTACAAATTTTAATTCTGAAGCCGTATGTTTGGAAAAAAGCGTAAGCGCAATAAAGGATTTTTTAATCAAAGTATGCGGAAACAGCTTTAATGTGGTTTGGGACATTCTGCTTCAAGCGCAAAGCAAAGAATGGGTAGAACAAGAAGCAATTATTGAGAAATTAGCTTTTCTATTTAGTGATAAAAACGCAAAGCAGAAAATAAACAATAAAAGAACTACATCATTAAAAAAGGATGCCGCGAGATTAAAGGAAATTACAGACGTGGCGAAACAATAG